From the Misgurnus anguillicaudatus chromosome 17, ASM2758022v2, whole genome shotgun sequence genome, one window contains:
- the tsn gene encoding translin has product MSVTEMFSYIQGFLNADQDVREDIRKVVQVLEQTAREILTVLQSVHQPSGFKDIPSKCQRARELFCTIRTHIGQLKNKFPVEQYYRYHEHWRFVLQRLAFLSAFVVYLETESLVTREEVAQILAIEVDREKGFHLDMEDYLAGVLILASELSRLAVNSVTAGDYGRPLRISNFINELDSGFRLLNLKNDPLRKRYDGLKYDVKKIEEVVYDLSIRGLAKEQETGGDK; this is encoded by the exons ATGTCGGTAACCGAGATGTTTAGCTACATCCAAGGCTTTTTGAATGCCGACCAAGATGTCCGAGAG GACATAAGAAAAGTTGTCCAAGTTCTTGAGCAGACAGCAAGAGAGATTCTGACTGTTCTTCAAAGTGTTCATCAGCCAAGTGGCTTCAAAGACA TTCCCAGCAAGTGTCAGAGAGCCAGAGAGTTGTTCTGCACGATTAGAACTCACATCGGACAGCTAAAAAACAAGTTCCCTGTGGAACAGTACTATCG GTATCATGAACACTGGAGATTTGTTCTTCAGCGGCTAGCCTTCCTTTCAGCTTTTGTTGTGTACCTGGAAACAGAGTCTTTGGTGACACGTGAAGAAGTGGCACAAATACTTGCCA TTGAAGTTGACAGAGAAAAAGGATTTCATCTGGATATGGAAGACTATCTAGCAGGAGTTCTTATTTTGGCCAGCGAGCTT tCCAGGCTGGCGGTGAACAGCGTGACCGCAGGGGACTACGGACGCCCGCTTCGTATCTCAAATTTCATCAACGAACTGGACTCTGGCTTTCGCTTACTCAACTTAAAAAACGACCCTCTGCGCAAGCGCTACGATGGCCTTAAGTACGATGTCAAAAAGATCGAGGAGGTGGTGTATGACCTTTCCATCCGAGGCCTTGCCAAGGAGCAGGAGACCGGAGGAGACAAGTAA